DNA from Triplophysa dalaica isolate WHDGS20190420 chromosome 21, ASM1584641v1, whole genome shotgun sequence:
CCAATAACTGAATTAATGATTCATTAATGTTGGCCATACCAACAGTGGTGCAGTGACTTCATTATGAAGCCATAAGCAATCCAGTTCTTTGTTTCAGATCAGTGATTCATCATAAAGTTTTtgctgatgacatcacaacGAGTGTTGTCTGGTGTCAGGCTGTAAAATGTGCAGCTTTTCTGGATTTGGTCAGTTTATGGCAAGAGCAGGATTGCAAAACTCATAAACGCACCAGAGGGAAAGTTAAGGCAGGTGGGAAATGGTATGTTGTATCTTTGGACCAACACTTTGGACaacaaaattagaaaaaaaaagaaagaggttGATGATGATTTCTGGTTCACAGAATGCtctgcatgaggctgttattttagttttttctgtaaagataaagacttgtttaatgttcatttatctttgaacaaactgttgacaataaattgataaatataaatctacagtaagttactagcaactagctgcataactacagcaaaaTGTGTGCTTAAAAGCTAGTGTGCTAAATAGTGATTAAATCAAATGGTGCCCTGGCAATGGTTGGGTTAGGATAAAGTGCATGCAGGTCTCATTGAGAGTCAAAAGTAAGGTCTGTATAGTAAGGTGAGTGAATTAGAAAACCGTACAGGCTCtatatctttttaaaaatcagGTGAACACTTTAGCCTAAATTCCAAAAATCactaaattaaatcaaaaatgttttcatgtgtcatgACATTTGAGAGTGAATGCCACATTTCATAAAGAACTACTTGACTTCAGCAGCTCCACTGACACAAATAAAGAGACCAGTCAACAGAAAGAGAGCTCAAAactttcaatattttgaatatttatattcaatattgAGTAAATCTTTAAGTAATGGACAAAGTCTTCTTTCCTGACAGAAAGAGACTAGTAAATGGTATCATGATACGTCCTGTTTATCAAACAACTTGTTCAGTTAAAAGTATCTGCTATGTTAAACAACTGTCTTGATTTATGTTATTATAACTTAAGTGGACATAAAAGGAAGCACTTCATATATGCACCTTTCCTGCAAACATCAAAGAGATGGAAGAGGTACAAAACTGCCTGAACGGACAGCAAAAGGTCAGGAAATAGATCTGTTGCTTAAATGTCACTTTACCAATTTAAGCTGAATGTGGGAACACTGATATTTACCCAACTGAAGAGCCAATTACAGATTAAACTGCTGACAacatattttcaataatattgaaacCCACACACATGTGATAGAAGAGTCTTTTATTCTCTGGGAAAGTGAAAATATACAATCAAATGCCAAAAAGTCTGTAtcaaaaaggttttttaaaacaaaacggTGAAATAAGAAAACATAACTATTGCTAAATACAAAATTGCAGTGTTATTGTGCCTGGCAGCTATACAGGTGCTTATCTTTCAGATGCGGATCATAAAGCGATAATAATTCAATTGTATCATTGCGCTAATATGTTTAATCAAATGCAAAATCgtattataaaaaaagtgttacaACCcacaacataacattaaaattaGTGGTCATATAAGTAGAGATGTGTTCTAATTTCCTGCATCACTTGATTTTGCAAATACTAATAACAGGCAGAGATACACATTACATTCAAGAGTATAGATGGTTCAAGACACACATGAAATTAGTTATGTCAATTACGGAATGCATATACTGCATTTACTAATAAAATAGTAGTAATTATAGAGATACATATGTTGGTTCAGAGttcaatacattaaaaacataataataaccGAGGTGACTGATTGAAAAGTTCTTGTAGTTCATTATGAGAGTCTGAAATGATTTCTTGGCATCACTCTTTGGTTGTGGGaaggtgtacatttcttttattaaaacatgctcCAAAACTTGTGATAAACCCATAACCACATTCATTTGTTTCAATTAGTGTGTTGGTTATTGCATCATGGAATGTCTAACTACATCCTCAAGAGATCTTCTAGTGACGAGAAGCCTGACCACGTCTTCGTTCTTCTTGGTGAGTTTTTTTCGTGCCTGATCGTGTGTGACCATTGTCATGTCCCACCCATTCACCTGTGAGTCACAGCAACCAATAATGAACCAAAGACACTATATGCTAATAAATAACAAAGCCAGATAATACTTGATGTTCATCATTCATGAGCAGATCTAGTTTGACAAATCTAGAataaaatatagctgcaagcagcaattacGGGGTCGAGCCCAACAATGGCTCAAAGGGAAATTATTTGGACATGTCAGATTTGGAATAAATCAGTAAATCTAGTAAACATGTTGATTTTTTGAAGAAcctatttaaacaaacattggCCCCTatatacaaaaccactgagacattcatcaaaatatcttttcaaaGACGACAGAGTCATGCAGGTTTTGAGgagtgagcaaatgatgacagaatttttatttttgaattaacTGCCCCTGTGTTTTTTGGTTATTGCAGCTTAAGGCAAGCACCCACAACACAACATTAAGACTACCTGACAGAGTTTTTTTCTGACATCATCTTGCCGAGCAGCATGCACATTACACAACAACATGCCAATGAGGTGCATGCTATGCCAGGTGCATGCTACGTGGTAAAAATGCTGTCTGCATTAGTTCCCGATTGGCAGTGTCATTTTGGATGAATCCGGGGGTTTAGGATCTTCATTATCTGTCTGCTACAGCAAAATCCATCGAAAAGTTACGCAGTGTGATCTTGcctttactttcatttttaatgtttattttagtgatTAAAGCCATTTCCCAGCATTTCTCTCCCAAACTACAAacttaatatacaataaatacattgtaCAAATGCAAACTGAGAAAAAACTAGAGTGTTTTCTCTATGGTTTAAGAAAACACTTCTTAAACCATAGACATGACAGATTTGACACTTGCGAAAATACATTATCTTATGACATACTAGCATATCAACTATTTTATGGtaaaaatactaaatttaaGCTACAAAACTGTTTCAAACTCTGACATTTCTTAAGATACAATTATTAGACAGTGTCCTCTAATggaagacatattttaaaaatctgAGAGCAACTATGAGCGAGGTAATGACAAAAAGCAGGGCTAGGTATGACACAATCTTTTGAAAAACGGGAGAGGTTgtccaagaaaaaaaataaagaaagcttTAACATAGGATTTTTTTCAAGCCTTCACTTTAAAATTATctacacacacgtgcacattatatgtatttttgCAGCAGACACAGGAGCTTATAGACCAATTTGTATGACGTAACCAACGCTGGTTGATAGAAACTTGTTGTTTCACCaaacaaacgtttgaacaaataacaaccaacagaatatttaacccaattaaaatcttaaacaaatatcttgAAGATTTAATTCTATATGTaagagttaaaaaaattatactaataataaataaatgaaaaggcAGAGCCTCAGGATAAGCGTTTACGGTCTTCTTACGAAGTGGTctatattgcaaaatatttgcTTGACTAGGATctttaatttaaagggacatttctTAGAATTTGGTCATGAGTACTGGCCCAGGAAATTAGGACATTTTCAAGATATTGGGAAACCTAAAGAAGATTTGCTCAAGTTAAAAATTTTGTGGCTAGCAAGTTTACATCTCTCACCTGCATGATTTTGTCTCCGATCCTGAGTCCAGCCACCTCTGCAGGTCCCCCTTTACCCACACGTGTTACATAGATTCCCTATAACATCATTCACAAGAGCAACAGCAGGTTACAACCACAGCATGTTGTATAAATCCCACCTTAACACTTACATCACTTAAACTTCCTTTAACGCTATACTAGGGCACTTCACCTTATCAGTTTTATCTTCAGAGAACGGGTTCTGGTTCGAATCCTGGTCGATTCCTCCTCCGATGCTGAACCCTAATATTAAATTATCCCCATCTCGTAGTTTTTGAATTTCAATTCGTTGCTGAAACAAAGTAAGAAACCGTTTAGAAGCGTCATGAAGCAGACATTGTGCCACAAAACCCTACAAGAGCTCCTTCTAATGGACTTGTATGGTTACATATAtaaatgggaattgtattggtttaaaTGGGAACTAATGACCTCTGTGGGTCTCTCTGGTCATGTGTTGGGTTATATTGGTGGGATGTTGGAAACTAAGTTTATGTCCTTATAAGGTGCATCACTACCTGCAAAATACACACGAGCCACACCCGTTAAACTCACACCTGAGTGACATCATATGGACATTTTAAACCCGTGAATAAAAAATAGGGattctttgttataaaatatgtttaagaaGTGTTAGTAACTTGTGGTCAAACTGCataagaatgaaacaaaataacttttccTTATCCGGTGCTAGTTAGGTAAAACTTTTGCTAGTTAACTTAGTTTTTAAGTCCCATACTAATCTATTAACGTTACAACAAAGTGAACATTCCATGCCATAGTttgacaaatatatatacatgctAATCTTCAGAAACAAATTCGACAAATGTATCAAATAAGTATTTCTCATTTACTCTTGCTAACGTTAGCACTACAAGCTAACATTAAACTCACTTTAAAGTGTTTCTTAACTTAAGTCATACCATTCAAAGGAATCTATTCTGGCATCGCTTCGATTAGTTTTGTCAGAAAACGACGAGTTTATTTCAACAACTGTCTCAGTGAAATGTTGTAAAATAAGATATAATCATTTAATCTAAACCAGAACACTAAAAGCGAAGTGTGCGACTGCTAGCGTAGCCACGCATGCTAAAACTTTGAGACTGAAAGAAACTCACCACAACCACTGAGACAGGCTGACCGGGTATGTACGACATTTTCACAGcagaaaatagttttatttcttattttggcGACTATCTTTTGTGATTTTTCACTATAACAGCGTCCGTGTGATGGGTTACTCCCCTTTGTGTAGGGGCTGGGGCTGCACTGCACACACCCAACCTGAGATCTAGTGAATCTACACTATacttcattattattaatcGTTTCCATTCGTTATTACACAGTTTAATCAGATGAACATATCTCGATGGTTAcgtgtttatatttatggaCGTTTAAACGCTTGCTGACTGTGATTTTCAATGTGATTTAGACATGCGCCAGCACTTGTTCACCACTAGAGGACACTGTATGCACACTTTTCCTGACCAACAATAAAAGTGCTTTTCTCTCTCGTGCCTCTCGTGTGGGGTAAGTGGtattttctgcattttattctatattacgattcattttattttacatcatgaGTGATAAAAACTGTTAATCGAAAAAAGCTTCCATTGATAtacctttaaataaatcaatgtgaTTTGTCTGAAGATGCacacattaatgtattttttcttgtaTAGTATGGTTAACAACGACTTAAATATCTTAGCTAAGGCCCTATCCTGGAACTGCATACATACAGAAAAACCTAAATAATGTCATAATGGTTGCTTATTGGGgggcacgttcgcctcacacctacagggttgggggttcgattcccgcttccgacttgtgtgtgtggagtttgcatgttctccccgtgcctcgggggtttcctccgggtactctggtttcctcccctggtccaaagacatgcatggtaggttgattggcatctctggaaaatttgtccgtagggtgtgagtgcgtgagtgaatgcgtgagtgtgtgtgccctgcgatgggttggcactccatccagggtgtatcctgccttgatgcccaatgactcctgagataggcgcaggctccccgtgacccgaggtagttcggataagcggtagaaaatggatggatggatggatggttgcttatttctttaataaaattccTTTGCTAGTATAAAAACtatcaaacaaatataaataaaatgtggtGTGTCAACGGtgcaaaatttatttttaagtagtttGGTTTTATCTTGGAAATGTTTTTCCAGAAGAACAAAATTAcaagatttaaaatgtttgacacCCCTATGACTTTAACCAAAAATTGTATCGTTTAAATTGAATAATAGGTTT
Protein-coding regions in this window:
- the tax1bp3 gene encoding tax1-binding protein 3 produces the protein MSYIPGQPVSVVVQRIEIQKLRDGDNLILGFSIGGGIDQDSNQNPFSEDKTDKGIYVTRVGKGGPAEVAGLRIGDKIMQVNGWDMTMVTHDQARKKLTKKNEDVVRLLVTRRSLEDVVRHSMMQ